A single Anopheles funestus chromosome 2RL, idAnoFuneDA-416_04, whole genome shotgun sequence DNA region contains:
- the LOC125761363 gene encoding uncharacterized protein LOC125761363, protein MKFFICLSALLLVSANAESEQKKSAADSKAAVPLEKKLDKRGLLSLGYGYGINGLDVGYIGGGHLGGAYHEGHDHHYGHGVYLGGHTDVTKTVTLVKGVPVPYTVEKHVPYTVEKHVPYPVKVPVPQPYEVVKHVPVHVKEYVKVPVHVPQPYPVEKKVPYPVHVPVDRPYPVKVFVPQPYEVTKHVPYPVKVPVPQPYEVTKHVPVPVKVEVPVPVPYTVEKKVPVPVKVPVDRPYPVHVPAPYPVEVEKPVPYTVEKPVPYEVKVPVDRPYPVPVEKPVPYPVKVPVPKPYYVEKHIPYTVERPVPVPVKVPIDRPYPVTVEKHIPVEKPVPVPVKVPVAVPVPVHHDHHHHHLEHLHEPHHHHHHDVSYTSFSGYGHDYSYHH, encoded by the exons ATGAAGTTTTTT ATCTGTTTGTCGGCGCTTTTGTTGGTTTCGGCAAATGCCGAATCAGAGCAGAAGAAGTCCGCTGCCGATAGTAAGGCCGCCGTCCCGCTCGAGAAGAAGTTGGACAAACGGGGCCTGCTAAGTCTCGGTTACGGTTACGGCATTAACGGGCTTGATGTGGGTTACATCGGTGGTGGCCATCTTGGTGGCGCGTATCATGAGGGACACGATCACCATTACGGGCACGGTGTGTACCTGGGCGGACACACGGACGTCACCAAGACGGTAACGCTGGTCAAGGGTGTCCCGGTACCGTACACGGTCGAGAAGCATGTACCGTACACGGTGGAGAAGCATGTGCCGTACCCGGTCAAGGTACCGGTCCCGCAGCCCTACGAAGTAGTTAAGCATGTCCCCGTACACGTCAAGGAGTACGTTAAGGTGCCAGTTCATGTTCCGCAACCGTACCCGGTAGAGAAGAAGGTACCGTATCCGGTGCATGTCCCGGTCGATCGTCCTTATCCCGTGAAGGTGTTTGTACCGCAGCCATATGAGGTGACGAAGCATGTTCCGTACCCGGTTAAGGTGCCAGTTCCGCAACCCTACGAAGTTACCAAGCACGTACCGGTACCGGTGAAGGTAGAAGTCCCCGTTCCGGTGCCGTACACCGTTGAGAAGAAGGTCCCAGTTCCCGTGAAGGTCCCCGTCGATCGTCCTTACCCTGTCCATGTGCCAGCTCCATACCCGGTTGAGGTGGAGAAACCTGTCCCGTACACGGTGGAGAAGCCTGTCCCGTATGAGGTGAAGGTTCCCGTCGATCGTCCCTATCCAGTGCCAGTGGAGAAGCCTGTCCCGTACCCGGTTAAGGTGCCCGTCCCGAAACCGTACTACGTCGAGAAGCACATTCCGTACACGGTCGAACGGCCCGTTCCAGTCCCGGTTAAGGTACCGATCGATCGTCCGTATCCCGTCACGGTTGAGAAGCACATCCCCGTAGAGAAACCGGTACCGGTTCCGGTGAAGGTACCAGTTGCTGTCCCTGTTCCAGTACATCacgatcatcaccatcatcatctggAGCATTTGCATGaaccacatcatcatcatcatcatgatgtGAGCTATACGAGCTTCAGCGGCTACGGACATGACTACAGCTACCACCATTAA